In Paenibacillus sonchi, a single genomic region encodes these proteins:
- a CDS encoding endospore germination permease has product MSLEKDRISSAQMIILGLLTLIGDMALVYPSVMAAGAHQDAWIAGLICIPLGLATVKLMLSAANINPNQTIIELSTQILGKWVGGAVSVSYLFFFLMAASTYVREIEDFMCTQIYEATPGGVIRFMAIVLLVYGLRLGLENLGRSAQIFFPFFALFLLCLILLFPNIKMDRIYPILNTPFPDMLHTIMYGVYYPYGEMCVLFMVYPFAQKHSKTSRDIFISLFIGAIGLNLIVFLSLTILGPYFSEHEFYPAYILAQRINIGNFLQRIEALLATTWIISTYFKTALYIYAFVLGTAQLLKLKTYKHLIFPVGFLIYGMTNLLAKDIIFYVKEIPVYWVDWDFTYAFVFPLLLLIVNYFRKRSAQAREQR; this is encoded by the coding sequence ATGAGTCTTGAAAAGGACCGGATCAGTTCGGCTCAAATGATCATACTAGGACTTTTGACGCTTATTGGGGATATGGCGCTTGTATATCCTTCAGTAATGGCAGCCGGCGCCCACCAGGATGCGTGGATTGCCGGGCTCATTTGTATTCCGCTGGGGCTGGCAACCGTTAAATTAATGCTGTCGGCCGCAAATATCAATCCAAATCAGACAATTATCGAGCTTTCAACCCAAATTTTGGGAAAATGGGTAGGTGGAGCTGTATCGGTGAGTTATTTATTTTTTTTCCTGATGGCTGCCTCCACTTATGTCAGGGAAATTGAAGACTTCATGTGCACACAAATTTACGAGGCGACACCCGGCGGGGTGATCCGCTTCATGGCCATTGTTCTGCTGGTGTACGGCTTGCGGCTGGGTTTGGAGAATCTGGGCCGGTCGGCACAGATTTTCTTTCCTTTTTTTGCCCTGTTTCTGCTCTGCCTGATCCTGCTGTTTCCCAATATCAAAATGGACCGGATCTATCCTATTCTGAATACTCCTTTTCCTGATATGCTGCATACCATTATGTACGGTGTATATTATCCGTACGGGGAAATGTGCGTGCTCTTCATGGTTTATCCCTTTGCCCAAAAACACAGCAAAACTAGCCGCGATATATTCATCTCCCTTTTCATCGGAGCTATCGGCCTTAACCTGATTGTGTTTCTTTCTCTGACGATACTCGGGCCCTATTTTTCCGAGCATGAATTCTATCCGGCCTATATTCTTGCCCAACGAATCAACATCGGCAATTTTCTGCAGCGGATTGAAGCACTGTTGGCCACCACCTGGATTATCAGCACTTACTTCAAAACAGCGCTTTACATCTACGCCTTTGTCTTAGGAACAGCCCAGTTGCTGAAACTGAAAACCTACAAGCACCTGATCTTTCCGGTGGGATTTTTGATTTACGGCATGACGAATCTGCTGGCCAAAGATATTATTTTCTACGTTAAGGAAATCCCCGTTTATTGGGTGGATTGGGACTTCACCTATGCATTTGTCTTCCCGTTGCTCCTGCTCATTGTTAATTATTTCAGGAAACGCTCCGCCCAAGCCAGGGAACAGAGGTAA
- a CDS encoding Ger(x)C family spore germination protein, producing MLLLALLAPLLLSGCWERRELNEMGFVLGMGLDKAESGYRVTMQVVIPSAISSQTVGGTGGGGVPVVVSSFTVPTIYDADRQYSLLSSRSLYKGHIRVLVIGEELARAGIAEALDVFKRSREPRNDFYVMVARDTTAEEVLKILTPMDKLPANKLFYAMDKSYKSSARTVAVPLNEFIENLIYEGINPVLTGVEITGNAKEGDKKSNLDESTPKATLRYRSVAVFKRDKMVGWLSNHQVVGYNYISNRIVHSSGPVPGDDGMPIVIEALHTSTKRKVKVIDGEPHIYIHVRAECNVEEVESKDNMESEKVITELEKKTEERIIYLMKSAVEQINENYNEDIMGFGQMIYRAKPQAWARLQQRKGEDYLKSLPVHYSASVSITRIGVTDKSFIGDIKE from the coding sequence GTGCTGCTGCTTGCCCTTCTCGCACCTTTACTGCTCAGCGGCTGCTGGGAAAGAAGGGAGTTAAATGAAATGGGCTTTGTGCTGGGAATGGGGCTGGATAAGGCGGAATCCGGCTACAGGGTCACCATGCAGGTGGTTATCCCTTCCGCGATTTCCTCGCAGACGGTTGGAGGAACGGGAGGGGGCGGAGTGCCAGTGGTTGTATCCAGCTTCACAGTGCCGACAATTTATGATGCTGACCGCCAGTACAGTCTTCTCAGTTCGAGAAGTCTCTACAAAGGGCATATCCGCGTACTGGTAATCGGAGAGGAGCTCGCCCGTGCCGGAATCGCCGAAGCTCTTGATGTGTTCAAGCGTAGCCGGGAGCCGCGAAATGATTTCTATGTCATGGTCGCGAGAGATACCACCGCTGAAGAGGTCCTAAAGATCCTTACTCCGATGGACAAATTGCCGGCGAATAAATTGTTTTATGCCATGGACAAATCCTATAAGTCATCCGCCAGGACAGTTGCTGTCCCTCTGAACGAATTTATTGAAAATCTGATCTATGAGGGGATAAATCCGGTATTGACTGGAGTTGAGATAACCGGCAATGCCAAAGAGGGTGACAAGAAGAGCAATCTCGATGAGAGTACCCCAAAAGCCACATTGCGTTACCGCAGTGTAGCTGTATTTAAGAGGGACAAGATGGTCGGGTGGTTAAGCAATCATCAGGTGGTCGGCTACAATTATATCTCCAATAGAATCGTTCATAGTTCTGGCCCTGTACCAGGAGACGATGGCATGCCCATCGTTATTGAAGCGCTCCATACATCCACTAAACGTAAAGTGAAGGTAATTGACGGAGAGCCGCATATTTATATACATGTACGGGCGGAGTGCAATGTGGAAGAGGTGGAGAGCAAGGATAATATGGAATCGGAGAAGGTCATCACAGAGCTGGAGAAGAAAACGGAAGAGCGGATTATCTATCTGATGAAATCTGCTGTTGAGCAGATTAATGAGAATTACAATGAGGATATCATGGGCTTTGGACAGATGATCTACCGTGCCAAACCGCAGGCCTGGGCCAGACTGCAGCAGCGGAAGGGAGAAGATTACCTGAAGTCGCTGCCCGTTCATTACAGTGCCAGCGTGTCGATTACCCGGATCGGCGTTACGGACAAATCTTTTATTGGCGATATCAAGGAGTGA
- a CDS encoding FapA family protein, which produces MPQRITEKNGIIIVQNNQFYITSPLPGGKPATLSAIPPVVLELNHQPVAGPVPVVSSDRVTWSIQEPPPYEITVSDDKLQAFLILNRVEQYKWNLVNSPASSHLAVRAEMDSSALLSTLGIEQIIADLEKKSISQNLNIPAIYAELNHPTHLPVCVAEGRPPAPGEDAKLVLFFPGLAGNPFNPLDEAADSPDQLRIPCARKGDVIARKHLPRDGVPGYDVYGSILPAAPPRDIIVVAKEGTLLLPSHEITALTEGRPRVTGTNVKTFDITTAYTVPGCVNRHTGNIVFSGDVIVHQDVEDNSIIESLGNVYVSGNVHNSTITATGSIYILGKVGNSQLYSGSFGVTYNRLYHLSEKLIEEVNLLREASRLLTYELQSRQQTVKFGQVILLLMETKYKKIPVLTRDLESIVAGIKYTSHPDNSQLQRILDIFLRPAQFIDAFNDALLVSLLKLLKDLYTGVARMEESNVCVDIPECHNTIIKSSGDICIRKDGTLQSDLLSLADITFLLPEAVCRESQLEAGGTLTAPIVSGESGAHSLLKAGRKISVRKMDAGRVTVGSHSQEITGPAEDMIFTPQNLSGGAE; this is translated from the coding sequence ATGCCACAGCGCATCACCGAGAAAAACGGCATTATTATTGTCCAGAACAACCAGTTCTACATTACCTCCCCGCTGCCCGGCGGCAAGCCGGCAACCCTCTCCGCTATCCCGCCTGTTGTGCTGGAGCTTAATCATCAGCCGGTAGCTGGTCCCGTACCCGTTGTATCCTCCGACCGGGTTACCTGGTCCATACAAGAACCGCCTCCCTATGAGATCACCGTCTCCGACGATAAACTCCAAGCCTTCCTTATCCTAAACCGTGTGGAACAGTATAAATGGAATCTGGTGAACAGCCCGGCGTCGAGCCATCTCGCGGTAAGGGCTGAAATGGACTCTTCCGCTCTGCTGTCCACCCTCGGGATTGAACAGATTATTGCCGATTTGGAGAAAAAATCGATTTCGCAAAACCTGAATATCCCCGCAATCTATGCGGAATTGAATCATCCGACCCATCTGCCGGTTTGTGTGGCGGAAGGCAGGCCGCCTGCTCCAGGCGAAGATGCCAAGCTTGTTTTGTTTTTTCCCGGGCTTGCCGGAAACCCTTTCAATCCCTTAGATGAGGCTGCGGATTCCCCCGATCAACTCCGGATTCCCTGTGCCCGGAAAGGCGATGTCATTGCCCGCAAGCACCTCCCCCGCGACGGTGTACCCGGGTACGATGTATACGGCAGTATTCTGCCCGCCGCACCTCCCCGGGATATCATAGTTGTCGCCAAAGAGGGCACTCTGCTGCTGCCAAGCCATGAAATTACAGCCCTTACAGAAGGCCGGCCCCGTGTGACCGGCACAAATGTCAAAACTTTCGATATCACAACCGCATATACCGTTCCAGGCTGTGTGAACCGCCATACAGGCAATATCGTCTTCTCCGGCGATGTAATTGTACACCAGGACGTGGAAGACAACTCGATCATCGAGTCTTTAGGGAATGTGTATGTAAGCGGCAATGTCCATAATTCTACCATTACGGCAACAGGCAGTATTTATATACTGGGCAAAGTAGGCAACAGCCAGTTGTATTCAGGCTCCTTCGGCGTAACCTACAACCGTCTCTATCACCTCTCCGAGAAGCTGATCGAAGAAGTCAACCTCTTGCGGGAAGCCTCCAGACTGCTGACCTACGAATTACAGTCCCGACAGCAGACGGTAAAGTTCGGGCAAGTCATTCTGCTGCTCATGGAGACTAAATATAAGAAGATTCCCGTCCTGACCCGTGATCTGGAGTCCATAGTTGCCGGCATTAAATATACCTCTCATCCGGACAACAGCCAGCTGCAGCGGATTCTGGACATTTTCTTACGGCCAGCCCAGTTCATCGATGCCTTTAATGATGCCTTGCTGGTGTCGTTATTGAAATTGCTGAAGGATCTCTATACCGGGGTAGCCCGCATGGAGGAATCCAATGTCTGCGTTGACATCCCCGAATGCCATAACACCATCATCAAATCAAGCGGCGATATTTGCATTCGCAAGGACGGGACCCTGCAAAGCGATCTGCTCTCCCTGGCAGACATCACTTTCTTGCTGCCGGAGGCAGTCTGCCGGGAATCACAGCTGGAGGCCGGCGGAACCCTCACTGCACCAATAGTAAGCGGCGAATCAGGCGCCCATTCATTGCTAAAAGCCGGCCGCAAAATCAGTGTCCGCAAAATGGACGCAGGCAGAGTAACCGTCGGCAGCCATTCCCAAGAGATTACCGGGCCCGCCGAGGACATGATCTTCACCCCGCAGAATCTCAGCGGAGGGGCGGAGTGA
- a CDS encoding GNAT family N-acetyltransferase — protein MRVERVTTEEQLQEAFRIRQEVFVEEQGVALADEFDDHEKHAEHILLYQGELPVGTARLRSVEGWAKLERICLSAPYRKSGLGSVIIDTLEKMAVERGHRQAKLHGQKQAEGFYQRLGYVTSSPVFMEDGIPHVLMVKQL, from the coding sequence ATGCGGGTAGAGCGGGTGACCACCGAAGAACAATTGCAGGAGGCTTTCAGAATCAGGCAGGAAGTGTTTGTGGAGGAGCAGGGCGTGGCGCTGGCAGATGAATTTGATGATCATGAAAAACACGCGGAGCATATATTGCTCTATCAGGGAGAGCTTCCTGTGGGAACGGCCAGACTAAGGAGTGTGGAAGGGTGGGCTAAGCTTGAACGGATTTGCCTGAGCGCTCCTTACCGCAAAAGCGGACTGGGGTCCGTTATAATCGATACGCTGGAAAAAATGGCGGTTGAACGGGGGCACCGGCAAGCCAAGCTGCATGGCCAGAAGCAGGCCGAGGGCTTTTATCAGCGGCTGGGGTATGTAACGAGTTCGCCGGTTTTCATGGAGGATGGCATTCCGCATGTGCTTATGGTCAAGCAACTGTAG
- a CDS encoding class I SAM-dependent methyltransferase: MPTHPYVSRFFVNADARREKLIYDLPESWWSRPYEYEWCTNFVSSHDVVLDAACGISHPLKFYLAGYSAEVHACDIDARILSRDAIIQEIASDIGEEAARLVEARRTTRLNLAQANLTALPYENESFDTIFCISVLEHLSLEDSVRAVREFHRTLNGEGLLVLTFDYPTVNLLRMNEVLLQAGFEYWGETDFKLPADAVRTEQWGGLNCFRAVLKKARI; the protein is encoded by the coding sequence ATGCCAACACATCCGTATGTTTCCCGTTTTTTTGTGAATGCCGATGCCCGCCGCGAGAAGCTGATTTATGATTTGCCGGAATCCTGGTGGAGCCGGCCTTATGAATACGAATGGTGCACGAATTTTGTTTCCTCCCATGATGTGGTGCTGGATGCTGCCTGCGGAATCTCCCATCCGCTCAAGTTCTACCTTGCCGGTTACAGCGCGGAGGTTCATGCCTGCGATATCGATGCGCGGATTCTCTCCCGGGATGCGATTATTCAGGAGATTGCCAGCGACATCGGCGAGGAAGCGGCACGGCTGGTAGAAGCCAGGCGGACCACCCGCCTGAATCTGGCCCAGGCTAATCTGACCGCGTTGCCTTATGAGAATGAAAGCTTTGATACTATATTCTGTATCTCGGTCCTGGAGCATTTGTCCCTGGAGGATTCCGTGCGGGCCGTAAGGGAATTTCACCGCACACTGAATGGGGAGGGGCTGCTTGTACTGACTTTTGATTACCCCACGGTTAATCTGCTGCGCATGAATGAAGTGCTGCTGCAGGCCGGATTTGAGTACTGGGGCGAGACGGATTTCAAGCTTCCTGCAGATGCTGTACGGACAGAGCAGTGGGGCGGACTTAACTGTTTCCGGGCCGTGCTTAAAAAGGCGCGAATCTAG
- a CDS encoding CapA family protein, translating to MRRFAVITLVLFLLIPGQAAFSQEASPQEKINLAFAGDILLDGFVGDQIAKYGVNFPFAKVAPALKKADIAFANLETPVSVRGKAAEKTFAFRSKPAALAGLNAAGIDGVTLANNHILDFGQDAMLDTLVHLDKYKIGHTGAGKNSNEAFRPYVQTVKNQKIAILGVSRVLSSPSWYAGKNNPGAASAYTPEPMLGAIKKSAKENDYTIVYIHWNNEFKDYPEPYARNLAKQMIDSGADIIIGAHSHCLMGIEYYKHKPIYYSLGNFVFNRSTRGGDKTIHSMLVNFEISNNRVKSRITPVKITGGQPNFMGEAYNKDTIKRMNQLSFNAVIAADGAVSEKL from the coding sequence TTGCGCAGATTTGCAGTCATCACTTTAGTATTGTTTTTGCTGATTCCCGGGCAGGCAGCTTTCAGTCAAGAGGCTTCCCCGCAGGAGAAGATTAACCTTGCTTTTGCCGGAGATATTTTGCTGGATGGATTTGTCGGCGATCAGATCGCCAAGTATGGAGTCAACTTTCCTTTTGCGAAGGTAGCACCTGCCCTGAAAAAAGCAGATATAGCTTTTGCCAACTTGGAGACACCCGTATCGGTTAGAGGTAAGGCGGCAGAGAAAACCTTTGCTTTCCGCTCCAAACCGGCGGCACTGGCGGGGCTGAATGCTGCCGGGATCGATGGCGTGACCTTGGCCAATAATCATATTCTTGATTTTGGACAGGATGCCATGCTGGATACGCTGGTTCATCTGGATAAATACAAGATCGGCCATACCGGAGCGGGGAAAAACAGCAATGAAGCTTTCCGGCCCTATGTCCAAACGGTAAAAAACCAAAAAATCGCCATACTTGGGGTAAGCCGCGTGCTCTCCAGCCCGTCCTGGTATGCAGGAAAAAACAATCCGGGTGCAGCTTCGGCCTATACGCCTGAGCCCATGCTGGGGGCCATCAAGAAATCGGCCAAAGAAAACGATTATACCATCGTGTACATCCACTGGAACAATGAGTTTAAGGATTACCCTGAGCCATACGCCCGCAATCTGGCGAAGCAGATGATCGACAGCGGTGCGGATATCATTATCGGCGCGCACAGCCACTGCCTGATGGGGATCGAATATTACAAGCATAAGCCGATCTATTATTCACTGGGCAATTTTGTGTTCAACCGGTCCACACGCGGCGGCGACAAGACCATTCATTCTATGCTGGTGAACTTTGAGATCAGCAATAATAGGGTGAAGAGCCGGATTACACCGGTCAAAATTACCGGCGGTCAGCCGAATTTTATGGGTGAGGCCTACAATAAAGATACCATTAAGCGGATGAACCAGCTCTCGTTCAATGCCGTGATCGCAGCGGACGGAGCCGTTAGCGAGAAGCTGTGA
- a CDS encoding sensor histidine kinase — protein sequence MPKLKKYMPFTYKMMIPYLLLVLLTDVTIGYISYSMLTDSRTEMAESNIRTGMEQARNNIRYQMDEIQRMSDNLFGSQPFQRALELRGTPFEIYLAMLDEIVPQITAPLQLFGNKIRFMLYTPNSDLNIVSGDNLNEPIYDSDYYILPLKDIADSGWYQSLKDSKRDNLWLQIDTDQKLDNLSHVRRLVNFSDYKTVIGYVRITVSLEDLFGGFDTFPVEEGITLRLVEETTGDILFQRGPANYDAAGGDYLSLHEKIPGSSFVIESLVPDSYLTKDAGRLGRVIFALCALSFLVMTVIGYVVARLSGRKMSRIVGLVRSFQEGNFQKRIRFSGNDEFVQIADSFNVMATNIQELINSVYVQGIQKKQAELEALQAQINPHFLYNTLSTISSLANLGEIEKVTGMVQGLSRFYRLTLNQGNVYIELEKELEQVATYLDIQRVKYADAFTVYVDVEEEILHMQVIKLVLQPFVENVFKHAWFGETIAIRLTGRQVGGNIELKVIDNGIGMRPEDIKRMMQGPSQAGGYGVKNVNERIKLRYGDDYGVTIASFFGAGTTVRLLLPAGMKDNEEMDEGLAP from the coding sequence ATGCCCAAGCTGAAGAAGTATATGCCATTCACCTACAAAATGATGATTCCCTATCTGCTGCTCGTGCTCCTGACGGATGTGACCATCGGTTATATCTCTTATTCCATGCTGACCGATTCCCGGACGGAGATGGCTGAGTCGAACATCCGGACAGGCATGGAGCAGGCCAGGAATAATATACGCTATCAGATGGACGAGATCCAGCGGATGTCGGACAATCTGTTCGGGAGCCAGCCCTTTCAGCGCGCCCTTGAGCTGAGGGGGACGCCGTTCGAAATTTATCTGGCGATGCTTGACGAGATTGTTCCCCAGATTACCGCGCCGCTTCAATTGTTCGGGAACAAGATCCGGTTCATGCTGTATACGCCTAACAGTGACCTTAACATTGTATCCGGCGACAATCTGAATGAACCGATCTATGACAGCGACTATTACATTCTGCCGCTTAAGGATATTGCTGATAGCGGGTGGTATCAGTCCCTTAAGGATTCGAAACGGGACAACCTCTGGCTGCAGATTGATACAGACCAGAAGCTGGATAACCTTTCGCATGTCCGCAGGCTGGTCAACTTCAGCGATTACAAAACCGTGATCGGCTACGTGCGTATTACCGTATCCTTGGAAGACCTGTTCGGGGGCTTTGACACCTTCCCTGTCGAAGAGGGAATTACGCTCCGGCTTGTCGAAGAGACTACCGGCGATATTCTGTTCCAGCGCGGGCCGGCGAACTATGACGCTGCAGGCGGGGATTATCTCAGTCTGCATGAAAAGATTCCCGGCAGCAGCTTTGTCATTGAATCACTGGTACCCGACAGCTATCTGACCAAGGATGCCGGCAGGCTGGGCCGTGTGATTTTTGCGTTATGCGCACTGAGCTTTCTGGTGATGACTGTGATCGGATATGTGGTGGCGCGGTTGTCCGGGCGCAAGATGAGCCGGATCGTGGGGCTGGTGCGTTCCTTCCAGGAAGGGAACTTCCAGAAGCGCATCCGGTTCTCCGGCAATGATGAATTCGTACAGATAGCGGATTCCTTCAATGTGATGGCAACCAATATCCAGGAGCTGATCAACAGCGTGTATGTGCAGGGCATCCAGAAAAAACAGGCGGAGCTGGAGGCGCTGCAGGCGCAGATTAATCCGCATTTCCTCTATAATACACTTTCAACGATAAGCAGCCTGGCCAATCTAGGGGAGATCGAGAAGGTCACCGGCATGGTGCAGGGGCTGTCGCGTTTCTACCGGTTGACCTTAAATCAGGGCAATGTCTACATTGAATTAGAGAAGGAGCTGGAGCAGGTCGCCACGTATCTTGACATCCAGCGGGTGAAATATGCCGATGCGTTCACGGTATATGTGGATGTGGAAGAGGAAATTCTCCACATGCAGGTCATCAAGCTGGTGCTTCAGCCTTTTGTGGAAAATGTGTTCAAGCATGCCTGGTTTGGCGAGACGATTGCCATCCGTCTGACCGGCAGGCAGGTTGGCGGCAATATTGAGCTGAAGGTCATCGACAACGGAATCGGCATGCGGCCTGAGGACATTAAGCGAATGATGCAAGGCCCGAGCCAGGCCGGCGGCTATGGAGTGAAGAACGTGAACGAGCGGATCAAGCTCAGATACGGGGACGACTACGGGGTGACCATTGCCAGCTTTTTCGGGGCAGGCACAACCGTTCGGCTCCTGCTCCCCGCCGGGATGAAAGACAACGAAGAAATGGATGAAGGGCTTGCCCCGTAA
- a CDS encoding response regulator, with product MSINVLLVDDEAVDLEWLRRRVLSSGLNITVVGTASSGFGALKIMEEAQVDIILSDIRMPIMTGTEFARRAKAVSPKTKIVFISGHEDFSYAKEAIEINASGYLLKPVQDKDLYEMLGTLCAKMEQEKEQDRSFSEALSLVNKELLLRWFDEASPDSAEPHLKSILTPLLQKGAAAAIVEIDDLEWKMRDFSEEDARNITRRIAGVIKAFVEEGKLGTWIAVHHTRFVILSSFPQDRFLNLLEELIRKVAETSPCTVTVGVGRYAADEAGLHESYRQAQAALSAKWLLGKNRLIRDTTQSSPRGTPGAQIELTVERLLEAIIQYDLVSIDDHLLELFTKDLPSAGRKEVYELIIRITSKLHADLQQQNENLYELLQWESHQPDILFQFETIHDILSWLRRRFFELSELLYVKRQRQKRKLIDEIMRYVEEHLEQKITLKEVAAHFDFTPNYLGYLFKEEYGLPFSEYVNERKTSRVSELLRDPTLKIYEIAERMGYKNIIYFNRQFKQITGMTPGEYRKKHKI from the coding sequence ATGAGCATCAATGTATTGCTGGTAGACGATGAAGCAGTGGATCTGGAGTGGCTGCGCCGGAGAGTGCTGTCCAGCGGACTTAATATTACAGTAGTAGGCACGGCGAGCAGCGGCTTTGGTGCACTAAAGATTATGGAGGAAGCACAGGTTGATATCATATTGTCCGACATCCGGATGCCGATCATGACCGGGACCGAATTTGCCCGCAGAGCGAAGGCGGTGAGCCCGAAGACCAAAATTGTGTTCATCAGCGGCCATGAGGACTTCAGTTACGCCAAGGAAGCAATCGAGATCAACGCCTCCGGCTATCTGCTGAAGCCTGTTCAGGATAAGGATTTATACGAAATGCTGGGCACACTTTGCGCCAAAATGGAACAGGAAAAAGAACAGGACCGTTCCTTCAGCGAAGCCCTGTCCCTGGTGAATAAAGAGCTGCTGCTGCGCTGGTTCGATGAGGCATCACCGGATTCAGCGGAGCCGCATCTGAAGAGCATTCTGACTCCCTTGCTGCAGAAAGGCGCAGCGGCGGCAATCGTGGAGATCGATGATCTGGAGTGGAAAATGCGCGATTTCTCTGAGGAGGACGCCCGCAATATCACGCGGCGGATTGCCGGTGTAATTAAAGCCTTCGTTGAAGAGGGGAAGCTGGGCACCTGGATTGCTGTCCACCATACCCGGTTTGTCATCCTGTCTTCCTTCCCGCAGGACCGCTTTCTGAATCTGCTGGAAGAGCTGATCCGCAAGGTAGCTGAAACTTCACCCTGTACCGTAACTGTAGGCGTCGGACGGTATGCAGCGGACGAGGCCGGACTGCATGAGTCCTACCGGCAAGCACAGGCTGCGCTCAGTGCCAAATGGCTGCTAGGCAAGAACCGCCTGATCCGGGACACGACACAGTCATCACCGCGGGGAACGCCCGGGGCACAGATTGAACTTACGGTGGAGCGGCTGCTTGAGGCCATCATCCAGTATGATCTTGTATCGATCGACGACCATCTGCTGGAGCTGTTCACGAAGGATCTCCCGTCTGCCGGAAGAAAAGAGGTCTATGAGCTGATCATCCGCATTACCTCAAAGCTTCATGCAGACCTTCAACAGCAGAACGAAAATCTGTATGAGCTGCTTCAATGGGAATCCCATCAGCCGGATATCCTGTTCCAGTTCGAGACAATCCATGACATTCTCTCCTGGTTGCGGCGCAGATTCTTTGAGCTTTCAGAATTGCTGTATGTGAAGCGGCAGCGGCAGAAGCGCAAGCTGATCGATGAGATCATGCGTTATGTGGAGGAGCATCTGGAGCAGAAAATTACGTTAAAAGAGGTGGCCGCCCACTTCGACTTCACACCGAATTATCTGGGCTATCTGTTCAAGGAGGAATACGGGCTGCCTTTCAGTGAATACGTGAATGAGCGCAAGACCAGCCGGGTATCCGAGCTGCTGAGGGACCCGACCCTCAAAATCTATGAGATTGCCGAGCGCATGGGCTACAAGAACATTATCTATTTCAACCGGCAGTTCAAGCAGATTACAGGCATGACCCCGGGAGAATACCGCAAAAAACATAAAATATAG
- a CDS encoding ABC transporter permease has protein sequence MKQKQHGFWDDVKKYRTLLLMLTPAVLFFLVFAYVPMAGIVLAFKQYNYTDGIIHSPWNGLDNFRFFFGSGDAWRVTRNTALYNIAFIVVNNVLQIFAGILLFEVAGKWFRKITQTILFLPYFISWVVVGAIAYNLFNFDVGTVNVLLKGLGMQPVDIYNTAAYWPVILVVVSAWKALGYGTIMYLAAITSIDTEMYEAAEIDGANIFQRIMKITVPNLIPTVIILVLLAIGNIFRGDFGMFYNMVGNNGLLFSSTDVIDTFVFRSLTTSNEIGMSAAAGFYQSLLGFATIMLANYAVRKYDKDRALF, from the coding sequence ATGAAACAGAAACAACACGGCTTCTGGGATGATGTCAAGAAGTATAGAACCCTGCTTCTTATGCTGACTCCGGCGGTATTGTTTTTCCTGGTGTTTGCTTACGTGCCTATGGCGGGAATTGTGCTGGCCTTTAAGCAATACAACTACACCGACGGTATCATTCACAGCCCATGGAACGGACTGGACAACTTCAGATTTTTTTTCGGTTCCGGTGACGCCTGGCGTGTAACCCGAAACACGGCGCTGTACAATATTGCTTTTATTGTTGTTAACAACGTCCTTCAGATCTTTGCGGGGATTTTATTGTTCGAGGTTGCCGGCAAATGGTTCCGGAAGATTACGCAAACGATATTGTTCCTGCCTTACTTTATTTCCTGGGTAGTGGTCGGGGCCATTGCCTATAACCTGTTCAACTTCGATGTGGGTACCGTTAATGTATTGCTGAAGGGGCTGGGCATGCAGCCGGTCGACATTTACAATACGGCAGCCTACTGGCCGGTTATTCTTGTGGTGGTGTCCGCCTGGAAGGCGCTGGGCTACGGAACGATCATGTATCTCGCGGCAATCACCAGCATTGATACCGAAATGTATGAAGCTGCTGAGATTGACGGCGCGAATATTTTCCAGCGCATTATGAAGATTACAGTTCCGAACCTGATCCCAACGGTGATCATTCTGGTTCTGCTGGCCATCGGCAACATCTTCCGCGGCGATTTCGGGATGTTCTACAATATGGTCGGCAACAACGGCCTGCTGTTCTCGTCCACTGACGTTATTGATACCTTCGTATTCCGTTCGCTCACAACCTCAAATGAGATTGGGATGTCCGCTGCGGCAGGCTTCTATCAATCACTGCTGGGCTTTGCAACGATCATGCTGGCCAACTACGCGGTACGCAAATACGATAAAGACCGTGCGCTGTTCTAG